Proteins found in one Mycoplasmopsis citelli genomic segment:
- the rpsO gene encoding 30S ribosomal protein S15: MVTKEKKAELVAKYGKNPKDTGNAFVQIAILTEDIELLKPHFQNNPKDNHSKRGFLAKIAKRKVLLQHLKKTNPAEYLKCLEELKIRK, from the coding sequence ATGGTTACTAAAGAAAAAAAAGCTGAATTAGTTGCTAAATACGGCAAAAACCCAAAAGATACTGGAAATGCGTTTGTTCAAATTGCGATTTTAACTGAGGATATTGAACTTTTAAAACCACACTTCCAAAACAATCCTAAAGATAACCACTCAAAAAGAGGTTTCTTAGCAAAAATCGCTAAACGTAAAGTATTATTACAACATCTTAAAAAAACTAATCCAGCTGAATATTTAAAATGTCTTGAAGAACTTAAAATTCGTAAATAA
- a CDS encoding FAD synthase, which translates to MIIYNIDNFEVQDNDSFIIGSFESFHLGHFQLLKNISTNSGRKIIICFNNEELMPKFGKYFFTDNFAKYTTLSSLGIDGVIELNFSKVSLMDGKDFLEKIFLNKAVNITVGKDFKFGKGAKYVAEDIAQILPNAKVSVLDLYKVKNVKISTKDLKDLLEFGDIEKLNLLLPRNYAFSGTFNAPNLLEVSQKLTPLHSGIYVVLIKSPIMVYYGVIHQSLDSNKYIYLIDKDTKFPQKQRLLVELITKIKTITSKPNDIVSEEDIQKAKSYFIKNKNLI; encoded by the coding sequence ATGATTATTTATAATATTGATAATTTTGAAGTTCAAGATAATGATAGTTTTATTATTGGTTCATTTGAATCTTTTCATCTAGGTCATTTTCAGTTATTAAAAAATATTTCCACAAATTCAGGGAGAAAAATTATTATTTGCTTTAATAATGAAGAATTAATGCCTAAATTTGGCAAATATTTTTTTACTGATAATTTTGCAAAATATACCACCTTATCTTCATTAGGTATTGATGGAGTTATTGAATTAAATTTTTCAAAAGTTTCACTTATGGATGGAAAAGATTTTTTAGAAAAAATCTTTTTAAATAAAGCAGTTAATATTACCGTTGGAAAGGATTTTAAATTTGGGAAAGGAGCAAAATATGTTGCAGAAGATATTGCTCAAATTCTCCCAAATGCCAAAGTAAGTGTTTTAGATTTATATAAAGTAAAAAATGTTAAAATTAGCACCAAAGATCTTAAAGATCTTTTAGAATTTGGAGATATTGAAAAACTCAATTTACTATTGCCAAGAAATTATGCTTTTTCAGGAACTTTCAATGCTCCAAATCTTCTTGAAGTTAGTCAAAAACTCACTCCACTTCATAGTGGGATTTATGTTGTTTTAATTAAAAGTCCAATTATGGTTTATTATGGAGTAATTCATCAATCTTTAGATTCTAATAAATATATTTATTTAATTGATAAAGACACCAAATTTCCGCAAAAACAGAGACTTTTAGTGGAGTTAATAACTAAAATTAAAACAATTACTTCAAAACCAAACGATATTGTTAGTGAAGAAGATATCCAAAAAGCCAAATCTTATTTTATAAAAAACAAAAACTTGATATAA
- a CDS encoding HpyAIV family type II restriction enzyme: protein MYISEEEFDEIITKHLKGGEDFYILLLQKIINNPSRYSGLFRLSNAKQKLLQNITQSNEIKFGDILEEITTKYIQKLGYTNFDKHLINSKNATYLNLDQYFGDEKAIYVVEMKVRDDHDSTKKRGQYANFQEKINLIKHKHNAKPIKASMWFVDDQLKKNRKYYLKKMKNTKIEGVEMNLHYGGEFFSSLKNGHTLWEELKKHLKNYKQKNSTIEFTVPDFGTSKEILQALIKLPDKDWNKLNSNEEQYILLRNELFQPGDNLEKAKRQRLNLK from the coding sequence ATGTACATTTCAGAAGAAGAATTTGATGAAATAATTACAAAACATCTTAAAGGTGGAGAAGATTTTTATATTTTGTTATTGCAGAAAATTATAAATAATCCATCAAGATATTCAGGATTATTTAGACTTTCTAATGCTAAACAAAAATTACTTCAAAATATCACACAAAGTAATGAAATTAAGTTTGGAGATATTTTAGAAGAAATAACAACTAAGTATATTCAAAAGTTAGGTTATACTAATTTTGATAAACATTTGATTAATTCTAAAAATGCAACATATCTAAACCTTGATCAATATTTTGGTGATGAAAAAGCAATTTATGTTGTAGAAATGAAAGTGCGTGATGATCATGATAGCACCAAAAAACGTGGACAATATGCAAATTTTCAAGAAAAAATAAACTTAATTAAGCACAAGCATAATGCAAAGCCAATTAAGGCTTCTATGTGATTTGTTGATGACCAACTTAAGAAAAATAGGAAGTATTATCTTAAAAAAATGAAGAACACTAAAATAGAAGGTGTTGAAATGAATTTGCATTATGGAGGCGAATTTTTTAGTTCTTTAAAAAATGGTCATACTTTATGAGAAGAACTTAAAAAACATTTAAAAAATTATAAACAAAAAAATTCAACAATCGAATTTACTGTACCGGATTTTGGAACAAGTAAAGAAATTTTACAAGCATTAATAAAATTGCCTGACAAAGATTGAAATAAATTAAATTCTAATGAAGAACAATATATTTTATTAAGAAATGAATTATTTCAACCAGGAGATAATTTAGAAAAAGCTAAAAGACAAAGATTAAATTTAAAATAA
- the smpB gene encoding SsrA-binding protein SmpB: MKIISNNKKAFRDYEILDKYEAGISLLGWEVKSARASQVNLANAYCSIYKGEMFLKEAHFNKYMLLKVDELRDRKLLLHKSEIAKINFTLETQPLTLIPLKMYFKNGKIKLEIALAKGLKKYDKRQKLAQEETNKRLQKAIKNYL, translated from the coding sequence ATGAAGATTATCTCTAACAATAAAAAAGCCTTTCGTGATTATGAAATTTTAGATAAATATGAAGCTGGCATTTCTCTTTTGGGTTGAGAAGTTAAATCTGCACGAGCAAGTCAGGTTAATTTAGCTAATGCTTATTGTTCAATTTATAAAGGAGAAATGTTTTTAAAAGAAGCTCATTTTAATAAATACATGCTTTTAAAAGTTGATGAACTTCGTGATAGAAAATTATTACTTCATAAAAGTGAAATTGCTAAAATTAACTTTACTTTAGAAACGCAACCTTTAACTTTAATTCCGCTAAAAATGTATTTTAAAAATGGTAAAATTAAACTGGAAATTGCTCTTGCTAAAGGACTCAAAAAATACGATAAACGTCAAAAACTTGCTCAAGAAGAAACAAATAAAAGATTACAAAAAGCAATTAAAAATTACCTTTAA
- the recA gene encoding recombinase RecA produces the protein MEDKQKLIKDTLKEIEKRFGSESIMILGDVPYGDTEVFSSGSYVLNKLLGINGFPKGRVIEIYGPESCGKTTLSLHAIAEVQKNGGIAAFIDAEHSIDPVYAQNIGVNVDTLLLSQPDSGEQALEIVDLLSKSGHVDLIVVDSVAALVPEAELNGEMRDQQIGLQARLMSKALRKITASLNKNKTTVIFINQIREKVGVIFGNPETTTGGRALKFYSSIRIEVRKGGVLGDGKDSIGNEVKFKVVKNKLSAPYKVGTSEILFSRGIDTLGEIIDLSVENGNLVKKGAWYSYEGKNVAQGKKAMKDFLTENPDIKTKLSTNL, from the coding sequence ATGGAAGACAAACAAAAATTAATTAAAGATACCTTAAAAGAAATCGAAAAACGTTTCGGTTCAGAATCAATAATGATTCTAGGAGATGTTCCCTATGGGGATACTGAAGTATTCTCAAGTGGAAGCTATGTTTTAAATAAATTATTAGGGATAAATGGGTTTCCAAAGGGAAGAGTTATTGAAATTTATGGACCTGAAAGTTGTGGAAAAACAACTTTGTCATTACACGCAATTGCTGAAGTGCAAAAAAATGGCGGGATAGCAGCTTTTATTGATGCTGAACATTCAATTGATCCTGTTTATGCACAAAATATTGGAGTAAATGTCGATACATTACTTTTATCACAACCTGATTCAGGTGAGCAAGCTCTAGAAATTGTTGATTTGCTTTCTAAAAGCGGGCATGTGGATTTAATTGTAGTAGATTCAGTTGCTGCACTTGTTCCTGAAGCTGAATTAAATGGAGAAATGCGAGACCAACAAATTGGTCTCCAAGCTCGTTTGATGTCTAAAGCTTTACGAAAAATTACCGCCAGTTTAAACAAAAATAAAACCACTGTTATTTTTATTAATCAAATTCGTGAAAAAGTTGGAGTTATTTTCGGAAATCCTGAAACTACTACCGGTGGTAGAGCCTTAAAATTTTACTCTTCAATTCGAATTGAAGTTCGCAAAGGCGGAGTTTTAGGGGACGGAAAGGATTCAATTGGTAATGAAGTGAAATTTAAAGTGGTTAAAAATAAACTTTCAGCACCATATAAAGTCGGAACTAGTGAAATTTTATTCTCGCGAGGAATTGACACACTTGGTGAAATTATTGATTTAAGTGTTGAAAATGGAAATTTAGTTAAAAAAGGAGCTTGATATTCATATGAGGGCAAAAACGTTGCCCAAGGTAAAAAAGCCATGAAAGACTTTTTAACTGAAAATCCTGACATTAAAACCAAACTATCAACAAATTTATAA